ACGGGGTATGTACGACGCCTCAAGGTAGGCAGAGGAACTTATTTGGGAGATGAACCGTAAGGAAAggcgcatttatttattatcaacacCACTCGAGAAGAGGTGGAAATTGCAGTACCAGTAGTTACGCTGGAACCTTATGAGGTATGTCTAGATGATTTTTCTAACTCATGTGTTGATGAAAGATTTAATAATGATCCGAGAAACGGCGAGAATGCCGACGGAAGTTGAGTTTCCAGTTTTatgcatgaaaattttaaaaaaaaataatgttgatgataatgttgataataaatataataattcgaGAATCGGTGAGAATGCCGACGGAAGTCAAGATTCAAGTTTTATGCATGATTTTgcgaaaaataatgttgatgataatgttgataataaatgtaataattcGAGAATCGGTGAGAATGCCGATGGGAAGCAAGTTTTAAGTTTTGTGCATGAAGAAATTATGACACATAATGTTGGCAAAAAGATGACTAATAAAAGGATTAATAATAAGTCAAGAGTTGACGAGAAGGCCCAGAAGAAAGTTTCAGATGCTGTAGATAATGAATGTCCTGTCACAGATAGTTTCTTATGTACAAATAGAAGCATCAAGAATAATCTAGGAAAAAATGAGGAATACCAAACTATTTATTACGATGAGGGGTACGACCCAAGTGAGAGGCGTGTCCaggaaattatgaaaatattacgGCTTGATCATATGAATGAAGAAGAAAAGGAAAGTATTTTAGAAcatgttaaattaaatcatgagaattattttttaccaggGGATCTGCTGGAATGTACGAAAATACTGACTAATAAAATCAGAACAACGGATGATGTACCAGTCTTTACGCGACAATATCGCTATCCTCAAGGTTTAAGAGGCGAAATAGATGCACAAACAGAAGAAATGTTGGAACAGGGGATAATTCAGCCCTCAGTGTCACCATATAACACACTTGTGTGGATCGTACCAAAGAACCAGATCCTCAgggtaacaaaaaatatagattAGTATTGGATTTTCGCCcgttaaatgaaaaaactatTGGGGATGCCCAACCCTTGCCATTAATCTGTAAAATTTTAGAACAACTAGGAGGGGCGATTTACTTTACCACTTTGGATTTAAAATCGGGTTATCACCAAGTGGAGGTTGACCCAGAAGATCGACACAAGACAGCCTTTTCGACAGTATTTGGACACTACGAGTTCGTGTGGATGCCATTTGGGCTCAAAACTGCCCCTGCTACCTTTCAGAGGCTAATGAATATTGTTTTATCGGGACTACAAGGTGTGgaagtttttgtttatttagatGATATTGTTATCTACGCCAGCACCCTGGAGGAACACATGTTGAAATTAGATCGGGTGATAAAGCGGTTGCGAAACGCTAATTTAAAACTACAACCTGAAAAATGCGAATTTTTACGTAAGGAAGTTGGTTATTTAGGCCATATTATATCTGCAGAGGGTGTCCGTCCGGATCCAGCCAAGCTAGTAGCCGTGAGAAATTTTCCACGACCAAAAACTATGAAAAACATCAGACAATTTCTGGGCCTCGCCGGATATTATCGAAGATTTATTCACCGATTTTCACAAATCGCAAAGCCTTTAACTaacctattaaaaaaatctgtcaacTTAGAATGGGGAGAACAGCAGCAACAggcttttgaaatattaaaaaataagttatgcGAAGAGCCAGTATTACAATATCCGGATCAAACACAACCCTTTGTAGTAACAACGGATGCATCGGGAATAGCAGTTGCAGGAATTCTTAGCCAAGGACCCATTGGGAAGGATCGGCCAGTAGAATATACTTGACGTGTCTTAAATGAAAATGAGCAAAAGTATAGCACCTATGAAAAAGAGGCACTTGCGATATTGCACTCAGTTTCTCAGTTCCGCCCTTATCTCTATGGGCGACCATTTAAATTAGTCACCGATCATAAACCGTTGGTATGGATGCGAAACGCTAAGGATCCTACGTCACGTTTAACAAGATGGCgattaaaattacaagaatatcagtttaaagtaatttataaagcAGGGAAAACAAATGTAAATGCTGACGCATTATCCCGGAACCCACCGGACAATTATATAGCATACGATGAAATAAGAAGTTCAGACAAGATTATCAACTGCGAAGAAGAAGAGGGGGATGAGGAAACAGACGGAAAAAAAGAAGAGGACATGAAGAGGGAAAAAGAAGAGGAAGGAGAAGAAAGAGAAGAAGAGAGTCAAGAACAAGAGAGCAGTAAGAATACAAGTCAAAATAAGAAACTACCAAACATTATGAGGCAACCATTGGGAACAGGTCATTTACCTGACCCTGACCAGCGCAATAGAGATAAATCGACATCTAGCAACCACCAAAAGGAGAAGGATAACAAATCTAAGCATATGCAACTACTCCACTGGGACGACGAGTCAACCGACGAGGATTCCGAAGATGTTCAACCTAAGAATTTCAAAAGGACCGCAGGCGTAAGAAAGAAGCAGGACATAAGCGAAAATGAGGaagaatgtaattttttaagcagatTTTAAGCAAAATAGATCTGGAGCTCTGAGAAAAATAGTCGAAACCAGAgatcaaatatatatgcaaCGAAACAATTATCTCtattttttagatgaaaagGGAGAACCTTATGACGAGGGTTCGCTCCGATTACAAGAAAGAGACCTGCTACCAAGATTCAACAACTTACAAGCCAAAAGTATTGCATTATTACGAGTTGGTAAGAGACATCATGTGGCAGTCGTTTTAGACTTCAGAAACCATATCAACTGGACTTGGATAAGCACAACGTTACGCGATACATTAACACGACTAAATTTACGAACTATCAGTATCTCTAAATCGAAAACAGTAAACGGGAAATCACGGATGCAACTATTAACTATATTAAGGGATTGTTTTACAGGACTAGATACCAAATTGATTGTATGCCTGGGAGAGGTAGACTACGACCAACGGAACGAGAGGAAACATGTCATATCCGAAGCCCATGCCTCCGCTGTCGGTGGACATAAAGGGGTAACAAAAACTTATAACAGAATCCGTCTGCGATACTACTGGGAAGACATGAAGGTagatatacaaaaatttataagtaactGCCTTTCTTgtcaattatcaaaattaaaaagatgCAAAACGAAGCAACCAATGCAAATAACTGACACATCCGATGCTGCATTGGACATTGTGGGGCCATTGACTAGAACAAGAAATggtaatatatacattttaacaGTACAggatttattaactaaattagTTGTAGCAATACCACTTAGGAAAACTACATCAGCGGAGATTGCCAGGGCCTTCACCAAGCGAGTAATATGCGTGTATGGCCCACCCAAATCAATACTGACTGACCAAGGGGCTAATCTCACCAGTCAATTGATGCGTGATTTTGCGAAAATATATCGAATCAAAAGGTACCGAACTATGGCATTCTATCCACAATCAAACGGTTCATTGGAGAGATCCCACCACTCTCTGATTGAATATTTGAAGCAGTTCGcaaatgaagaagaagaatggGATAAGTGGTTGGAACTAGCCACCTTCTCATATAACACTAGTACTCATGAGGGAACGCGTTTCAACCGTTCCAACTGGTTTATGGGCAACCCGCTTGACTGCCATCAAGTAAACTGGAAGAAGATCAACCTCCCACATATGAGGACTTCCTCGCGGATCTAACGACAAAGATACATGAAGTACAATTGCTGGCTCACGAAAATCTGGTTTCTGCAAAGGAAAAATCTAAGCAATATTACGATCAAAGGATAAAGCCAGTAACTTTTTTCCCAGGAGATTACGCTTTCCTGTTGCGGGGCAAGAAAAGTGGGAAACTAAGTTTCCCCTCTGAAAGACCATACGAAATTAGAGAAACAATACCAGATGGTAACGTTACACTCGCAATTGGTAAGAAGACGAAGGTTATCCATCCAAATAGGTTGGTTTACTCCAATATCCAACCTCAAGAGGAAGGTAGCGAGAGCAGCAGTGACAGTGACGGCTAAGTACAGAAAGGAAGGAAAAAGTACTACTAATAATCttatataattgtaataataatcataatgataataatgttaataattctgataatagtaataatagaaatattaataattaatgataaaaatatgaataatgaCGGTAGTAATGATTGGACTGTAACTTGATAAACAGGGATCAATCTGACATGAccgacaaaaataatttggatcCGGAGGCAGCAGAGGTGACACCCTGGAGAAGTACTTATGAAAACAAGGGGATAAGCATCAAGGTGGCCGAACATCTGTTTCCATCCTACCCCATAATCCTTGCCGCGGACAGCCTGGCGTTCGACTTGTTGCTACTGAGCAGGTTAAAAGAGGATATCATGGATCTGTCAGATATGGAAAACGAGGGCGTGAAGGAACTGTTGGACTTCCTACTTCAAGACTATGCTGATAAAATTATCACAACTTTTGACGTGGCACACAAACTCTTCAAGCTTGCAAAGGAATACGAGATACTAAGCGTGGGTCAAGCGGCCATAAG
Above is a window of Microplitis demolitor isolate Queensland-Clemson2020A chromosome 1, iyMicDemo2.1a, whole genome shotgun sequence DNA encoding:
- the LOC103570401 gene encoding uncharacterized protein LOC103570401, which encodes MRNAKDPTSRLTRWRLKLQEYQFKVIYKAGKTNVNADALSRNPPDNYIAYDEIRSSDKIINCEEEEGDEETDGKKEEDMKREKEEEGEEREEESQEQESSKNTSQNKKLPNIMRQPLGTGHLPDPDQRNRDKSTSSNHQKEKDNKSKHMQLLHWDDESTDEDSEDVQPKNFKRTAGVRKKQDISENEEEYEKGEPYDEGSLRLQERDLLPRFNNLQAKSIALLRVGLDTKLIVCLGEVDYDQRNERKHVISEAHASAVGGHKGVTKTYNRIRLRYYWEDMKVDIQKFISNCLSCQLSKLKRCKTKQPMQITDTSDAALDIVGPLTRTRNGNIYILTVQDLLTKLVVAIPLRKTTSAEIARAFTKRVICVYGPPKSILTDQGANLTSQLMRDFAKIYRIKRYRTMAFYPQSNGSLERSHHSLIEYLKQFANEEEEWDKWLELATFSYNTSTHEGTRFNRSNWFMGNPLDCHQVNWKKINLPHMRTSSRI
- the LOC106693400 gene encoding uncharacterized protein LOC106693400, encoding MTDKNNLDPEAAEVTPWRSTYENKGISIKVAEHLFPSYPIILAADSLAFDLLLLSRLKEDIMDLSDMENEGVKELLDFLLQDYADKIITTFDVAHKLFKLAKEYEILSVGQAAISKLINEINNDNVMLLLETTERYQSTLLGQKVVSHIVENRADIINTVDFQLFAEKHSHVLLEVVENCCESIQDKSSNNKGVK